A section of the Thermococcus sp. 21S7 genome encodes:
- a CDS encoding RNA-guided pseudouridylation complex pseudouridine synthase subunit Cbf5 — protein MARDEVRRILPADIKREVLVKDEKAETNPKWGFPPEKRPMEMHMQFGIINLDKPPGPTSHEVVAWIKRLFNLSKAGHGGTLDPKVSGVLPVALERATRVVQALLPAGKEYVALMHLHGDVPENKIRAVMKEFEGEIIQRPPLRSAVKRRLRTRKVYYIEILEIDGKDVLFRVGVEAGTYIRSLIHHIGLALGVGAHMAELRRTRSGPFKEDETLVTLHDLVDYYHFWKDDGIEEYFRKAIQPMEKAVEHLPKVWIRDSAVAAVTYGADLAVPGIVKLNKGIKRGDLVAVMTLKDELVALGKATMTSGEMLQKSKGIAVDVDKVFMPRDWYPKLW, from the coding sequence ATGGCGAGGGACGAAGTGAGGAGAATCCTTCCGGCCGACATAAAGCGAGAGGTTCTGGTTAAGGACGAGAAGGCCGAGACGAATCCAAAATGGGGCTTTCCGCCGGAGAAGAGGCCCATGGAAATGCACATGCAGTTCGGGATAATAAACCTCGACAAGCCCCCCGGACCGACGAGCCACGAGGTTGTTGCGTGGATCAAGAGGCTCTTCAACCTGAGCAAGGCCGGCCACGGCGGAACCCTCGACCCCAAGGTCAGCGGGGTTCTGCCGGTTGCACTTGAGAGGGCCACGAGGGTCGTTCAGGCACTCCTGCCCGCGGGAAAGGAGTACGTCGCGCTGATGCACCTCCACGGCGACGTCCCTGAGAACAAAATCCGCGCGGTTATGAAGGAATTCGAGGGTGAGATAATCCAGAGGCCGCCGCTGAGGAGCGCGGTCAAGAGAAGGCTGAGGACGAGGAAGGTCTACTACATTGAGATTCTTGAGATAGACGGTAAAGATGTGCTCTTCCGCGTTGGAGTCGAGGCAGGAACCTACATCAGGTCGCTCATTCATCACATCGGCCTTGCCCTTGGGGTCGGAGCGCACATGGCCGAGCTGAGGAGAACGAGAAGCGGTCCCTTCAAGGAGGACGAAACCCTCGTGACCCTTCACGACCTCGTAGACTACTACCACTTCTGGAAGGACGACGGCATCGAGGAGTACTTCAGGAAGGCGATACAGCCGATGGAAAAAGCTGTGGAGCACCTTCCCAAGGTGTGGATAAGGGATTCAGCCGTTGCCGCCGTAACCTACGGCGCCGACCTGGCCGTTCCAGGGATAGTGAAGCTCAACAAGGGCATCAAGAGGGGCGACCTCGTTGCGGTCATGACGCTCAAGGATGAACTCGTTGCACTCGGCAAGGCCACCATGACGAGCGGTGAAATGCTCCAGAAGAGCAAGGGTATAGCGGTTGATGTTGACAAGGTCTTCATGCCGAGGGACTGGTATCCCAAACTCTGGTAA
- a CDS encoding type II toxin-antitoxin system HicA family toxin, giving the protein MSKLPRLSGEEVIKVLTRKFGFEVSRQRGSQVVLVKYIDGRKIGTVVPLHKELKAGTLMGVLRLAQISKGGFHQGVGRPIGDAHGEGRSEENPSGRHKARGSG; this is encoded by the coding sequence ATGTCGAAGTTGCCAAGGCTCTCGGGTGAAGAGGTCATTAAAGTGCTCACCAGAAAGTTTGGTTTTGAAGTGTCTCGCCAAAGAGGCAGCCAGGTAGTGCTTGTCAAGTATATTGATGGTAGAAAAATTGGAACAGTGGTTCCGCTTCACAAAGAGTTAAAAGCCGGCACGTTGATGGGAGTACTGAGACTTGCTCAAATAAGCAAAGGAGGATTTCATCAGGGTGTTGGAAGACCCATAGGTGATGCTCATGGCGAGGGACGAAGTGAGGAGAATCCTTCCGGCCGACATAAAGCGAGAGGTTCTGGTTAA